A single window of Cytobacillus dafuensis DNA harbors:
- a CDS encoding isoprenylcysteine carboxyl methyltransferase family protein, translating into MIFFMFITIIIFQRVFELLIAKRNERQMKRRGALEFGQSHYKFIVFVHSMFFVSLIIEVIWFNKELSSSWAILLILFLFTQAVRMWALFSLGSYWNTKIIVLPYADIVKKGPYRFMKHPNYTIVSIEFIIIPFMFQAYMTAVLFTILNAIILFIRIPAEEKALKELTKYEEAFSNIHSFSKDYKKV; encoded by the coding sequence ATGATTTTTTTTATGTTTATCACAATCATTATTTTCCAGCGTGTTTTCGAGTTGCTAATTGCCAAAAGAAATGAACGTCAAATGAAGAGGCGCGGAGCTTTGGAGTTTGGGCAGTCACATTATAAATTTATTGTCTTTGTACATAGTATGTTTTTTGTATCTCTTATAATAGAAGTCATTTGGTTTAATAAAGAGTTATCCTCAAGCTGGGCGATCCTTCTAATCTTATTCCTATTCACTCAAGCAGTGAGAATGTGGGCACTATTTTCTCTTGGATCATATTGGAATACAAAAATTATTGTTTTGCCTTACGCAGATATTGTAAAAAAAGGACCATATAGATTCATGAAGCATCCTAATTATACAATAGTTTCAATCGAATTTATTATCATCCCATTCATGTTTCAGGCATACATGACGGCTGTTCTTTTTACAATATTAAATGCAATCATATTATTCATTCGTATTCCTGCTGAGGAGAAGGCATTAAAAGAATTAACGAAATATGAAGAAGCATTTTCAAATATACATAGTTTTTCGAAAGATTATAAAAAGGTGTGA